CATCGCCCATCGTAAAGATCCGGTCCGCATACTGCAGCGCGTGGCGGCCCACATCAGTCAGTTCCAGACCGCGCCCCGCGCGGCGAAACAGCTCCGTGCCCAGCGTGGATTCGAGTTCCTGGATCTGGCCGCTGATCGATTGCGGCGTGCGCTGGAGCTGTTGCGCCGCGCGGGCAATGCTGCCCGCCTTGGCCACCGTCCAGAAATAGCGCAGATGCTTGTAGTTGAGAGTGACCATGGCTGATCAATCCAAAAAATCTGACTATCGGGTCATCATAATGCGGATTGTTGGAGGAATCGCCCCGCACTAGACTGGCCTCGTGCGATTGCAGTATCCGTTTTCCCATTGCGCGGCGGCGCACGCGGCGCGATGGAAGGAGGCGCCTCATGAACCGGGTCGAAACCTTTGCGACGCTGCCGATGTGGGCGGGGTTCGTGGGATTCGTGCTGATCGTGCTGGCGCTCGACCTGTATGCGTTCGGGGGGCGCCGTGCGCACCGCGTGTCCTCGCGCGAGGCGCTGTGCTGGGTGGCCGCATGGATCACGCTTGCCACGCTGTTCGGCGGCCTGATGTGGTGGTATCTGGACGCCACGCTCGGCCGGGCGGTCGCGCATCAGAAGGCGCTGGAGTTCTACACCGGCTACCTCATCGAACTGTCCCTGTCCGTGGACAACATGTTCGTCTTCTCGCTGATCTTCACGTACTTCGCCGTCCCGCTGGAATTGCAGCGGCGCGTGCTGCTGTATGGCGTGCTGGGCGCCATCGTCATGCGGATCACCATGATCCTGGCCGGCGTGTGGCTGCTGTCCCAGTTCGTGTGGCTGTTCTACGTGCTGGGCGCCTTCCTGATCTTCACGGGACTCAAGATGCTGTTCACCGCGGGCCGCCAGCCCGACATCGCGCGCAATCCGCTCGTGCGCTTTCTCCGGTCCACCATGCGCATCACCAAGGACTATCACGGGCAGTCCTTCTTCGTGCGCATCGACGGGCTGCGCTACGCGACGCCGATGTTCGTGGTGCTGATTGTCATCGAAGCGACCGACGTGGTGTTTGCCGTGGACAGCATCCCCGCCATCTTTGCGGTGACGACCGATCCGTTCATCGTCTTCACCTCCAATATTTTCGCCATCATGGGCCTGCGGGCGATGTATTTCTTGCTGGCGGACATGGTGGCGCGGTTTCACTATCTGAAGTACGGCCTGGCGTCGGTGCTGGTCATCATTGGCGGCAAGATGCTTGCCGAACAATGGGTCCACGTGCCGACGCACTGGTCGCTCGGGGTGGTTGGCGTGATCCTGCTGGCGTCGGTTGGCGCAAGCTGGGTGATGCCCGGACGGGGCGCGCATAAGCCCGCGCGCCACGAAGCCAGGAAGTCTTGAACCGGAGGTCTGCCATGAACACGATCATTCTCGCCACCGACGGGTCGCTGCACAGCGATGCGGCGGCCCGATTTCTGGTGGAAAGTCCCCTTCTGAACCGCGATTTCGTCGTGCACGTGGTGCACTGCGAGCCCGACGTGGGCGGTGACGTGAAGTCCTTCATCGACAAGGAGGACATCGCCGCCTGGCACCACGAGGAAAGCGGCAAGGCGATGCAGTCGGTGGTCGGCATCCTGAGCGCCGCCAACGTCGGCCACGAATGCCACGAGTTCGTCGGCTTCACGCCGGAAAAGATCGTCGAATACGCCAAGAAGATCGACGCCGGGGCGATCGTGATCGGCTCGCATCATCACAGCCCGCTGATCAACGCCATCCGGGGCTCGGTCAGCGGGCGGATCCTGGCGCACTCGCCTTGTCCGGTGCTGCTGGTTTGATGAGGCGGCAGGGCGTGAAGGGGCGGCACGGGCCGCGGGGGCGCGGCAGTGGTATCTTCTGCGGATCCTTCGCCTTGCACCTGCGCCCATGTCCGACGTTCCTGTTCCCGCCGATTCGCCTGTTTCCGACGAACCGGCGGCCCCGCACCGGCCCTTCATCCAGAATGCCGGCACCCGGCGCACCCTGCATTTCACGCAGCAGGAGATCCAGAGCAGCATGTCGCTGCTCAACCCGGATGCGCTCGAAATCGAATACACGCGGATGATGATGGGCTTCGTGCTGTTCAAGCCGGAGCCGGCCGACATCCTGATGGTCGGCCTGGGCGGCGGATCGCTGCCCAAGTTCTGCCACCGTTATCTGACCGGAGCGCGCGTCACGGTGGTGGAAATCGATCCCGCCGTCATCGCGCTGCGCGACGCGTTCATGGTGCCGCCGGACGGCGAGCGCTTTCAGGTCATCCAGGCCGATGCGGCGCAGCACCTGGCCGGGCTGACGGACGAGGCCGACGTGATCCTGCTGGACGGATTCGTGGCCGGCGGCATTCCGGACGCCCTATGTTCCACCGCTTTTTACGCCGATTGCTATCGCGCGCTGCGCGACGACGGCATCCTGGTGATCAACTTCCACGTCAATCACCCCATGCACCACGAATACCTGGACCGCGTGCGCGACGCATTCGGCTCGTCGATGTTCGAGGTGGTCGACGACGACATGACGAACAGCATCGTGTTCGCGTGCAAGGGCAACCTGCTGGACAACCCGGCGGCCGCGCAGCTCACGCGCCCCGCCGCAATGCCCAAGGATGCGTGGCGTCAGCTCATGCCGACGATGCGCGTGATCGGGGCGACGCTGGAACTGCGCTGATCCCGGTGTTGCGCTACGCCGGGTCGCTCAGCATGATGGACAGCAATTCGCGCGTGGCGCGCGACAGGGCGCCGGGCGCTGGCGCACTTCCTTTTTCACCGAGCGTTTTCGTCAGGCTCGACACCGTCTGCGCGACGGCGTCGTCATCCAGCACCGTGGGCGCGGGCCCGGTTCCTTCCGTTGGGACTGGCGGCGGCGTGATGTGTTTCTTGGCCGCCTTCAGCAACTCCGCCACCGGATCGGCCTTGCCCCGCGCGTTGACGCGGTCGGTCATCGCAGTGGCCAGGCTCTTGCCGCCGCTGCGGGTCCGCAGGCCCGATCGTTCGCTTGCAGCTTCCCACGCGCCGCGTTGCGCGGCATAGGCGGTCAGCAGCGCGAAACGGTCCGCGTCGATCAGCAGTGGGGATTCGGCGACCGCGATCAACAGGGACTGATAGGCGGCGCTGGCGGCGGTGGCGTCGTTACCGATCAGGCCCTTGGACACGTCCTTCCACAGATGATGGAACGGCAACGTGGTGGCCGCGGCAAACATGTCCGCGCCCAGCGTTGCGCGCTGCTCGAAGGCCAGCACCAGATAGTCCACGTCGTTCACCGGCTCGGGCTTTCCGGCCGCGTTCTGGCGGTGCAGCACGCCGTCGATGAGTTGCAGCCCTGTCAGCTTGTCCTGCGAATCCGCGCCGGCCAGGACGCGATAGCCACTGCGTCGCAGCGCGTCGCCGTCGTAAACGCCGAAGCGCACGCTGACGCCGTCGGTGCCGAACAGCTTGGCCAGCGGCGTGAGCAGGCTTTCGCCCGTCTTGACGATGGCGCCGCCCACCGGGCCGCCCAGCATCGTGACCGCGGTGGACACGAAATCCAGGATGCCGCGGGACAGGCTGCTGTCAGCGAAGCGGCACAGCGCTGCGTACATTTCCAGCCCGTCGCTGGCATAGGGGACATTGCGCGCGACATAGACGTCGCGAAACGCCACGCGGCGCGCGCCGGCATCGGGCGCGGCCGCGCCCAGCGCCTGCTGGATGAGGTCGTAGCCGACGATGTACGGGATCTCGCGCCGCGTGCCGTCCGCGCCGTAGCGCAGAAAGAACGTGCACAGCGGCAGAAACTGGCTGAGATAGTTGCCCGCGTCGCACAGACGCATTTCGATCAGCCGGACGCTGAAGTAGCACTGGCCGGGCACGAAGGCGGCGCCGGTGAGGCCCGCGGCCAGCGCGGGTGCGTCGCCGGGCGGCTCGATCTCCGCGTAGAAGTTGCGCCCCGCAGGCACGGTCGGCAGCAGCGCGCCCGCGCCGTCGCCGCCTGCCGCCTTGCCACCGATGCCGCGCAGCATGCCGAATAAACCGTCCATGTCAGCTCCTTGTGCGGCGTGGCCGCTGCCCGCTCAGTCGCGCACGATGGCCATCGCCGATGCCCACGTCGGCAGGTCGCCCGCGTCGCCCTGCGCGGCCTTGCACGCATAGCGGTAGGCCTCCGCCAGGTCCTTGGGCTGCGCCGCGTCCAGGTACACGTCGTAGAAGCGCTGGATGTACCGCGCGCAGGATTCTTCCTCGACCTGCCAGCGAAACGCCAGCACGCCGGCCGCGCCCGCGCGCATGACTTCCAGCGCGGTGCGCACCGACGCGCCGCTGCACGAGGACAGCACCAGCAGCTTGCACTTGCCCGCTTCCATCCACTGGCCGATCAGCCGGATCGACAGTTGCCAGGCCTCGCCGTCCTCGCCGGGCAGCACCAGCATCGTGCTTTCGCCTTCGG
The DNA window shown above is from Achromobacter spanius and carries:
- a CDS encoding universal stress protein → MNTIILATDGSLHSDAAARFLVESPLLNRDFVVHVVHCEPDVGGDVKSFIDKEDIAAWHHEESGKAMQSVVGILSAANVGHECHEFVGFTPEKIVEYAKKIDAGAIVIGSHHHSPLINAIRGSVSGRILAHSPCPVLLV
- a CDS encoding TerC family protein, with translation MNRVETFATLPMWAGFVGFVLIVLALDLYAFGGRRAHRVSSREALCWVAAWITLATLFGGLMWWYLDATLGRAVAHQKALEFYTGYLIELSLSVDNMFVFSLIFTYFAVPLELQRRVLLYGVLGAIVMRITMILAGVWLLSQFVWLFYVLGAFLIFTGLKMLFTAGRQPDIARNPLVRFLRSTMRITKDYHGQSFFVRIDGLRYATPMFVVLIVIEATDVVFAVDSIPAIFAVTTDPFIVFTSNIFAIMGLRAMYFLLADMVARFHYLKYGLASVLVIIGGKMLAEQWVHVPTHWSLGVVGVILLASVGASWVMPGRGAHKPARHEARKS
- a CDS encoding fused MFS/spermidine synthase; this encodes MSDVPVPADSPVSDEPAAPHRPFIQNAGTRRTLHFTQQEIQSSMSLLNPDALEIEYTRMMMGFVLFKPEPADILMVGLGGGSLPKFCHRYLTGARVTVVEIDPAVIALRDAFMVPPDGERFQVIQADAAQHLAGLTDEADVILLDGFVAGGIPDALCSTAFYADCYRALRDDGILVINFHVNHPMHHEYLDRVRDAFGSSMFEVVDDDMTNSIVFACKGNLLDNPAAAQLTRPAAMPKDAWRQLMPTMRVIGATLELR